The Streptomyces sp. NBC_01775 genome includes a region encoding these proteins:
- a CDS encoding ATP-binding protein, which produces MKIAFVGKGGSGKTTLSSLFIRHLAAHGAPVVAVDADINQHLGAALGLDEEETATLPAMGAQLPLIKEYLRGSNPRIASSDTMIKTTPPGEGSRLLRLQEDNPVYDACARNVALDGGQIRLLATGPFTESDLGVACYHSKTGAVELCLNHLVDGRDEFMVVDMTAGSDSFASGMFTRFDMTFLVAEPTRKGVSVYRQYKEYARDFGVPLKVVGNKVQSEDDVDFLRQEAGEDLLVTVGHSDWVRAMEKGRTRPFAELEEPNARSLAALHGAADAVYGQRDWDRYTRQMVHFHLRNAESWGNAKTGADLAAQVDPSFVLREEPAPQPA; this is translated from the coding sequence ATGAAGATCGCTTTCGTAGGGAAGGGCGGCAGCGGGAAGACCACGCTGTCCTCGCTGTTCATCCGCCATCTCGCCGCCCACGGCGCGCCCGTGGTCGCTGTCGACGCCGACATCAATCAGCATCTGGGCGCCGCGCTGGGGCTCGACGAGGAGGAGACCGCCACGCTCCCCGCGATGGGCGCCCAGCTGCCGCTGATCAAGGAGTACCTGCGGGGCTCCAATCCGCGGATCGCCTCCTCCGACACGATGATCAAGACGACCCCGCCAGGAGAGGGCTCCCGGCTGCTGCGCCTGCAAGAGGACAACCCGGTTTACGATGCCTGCGCCCGGAACGTCGCACTGGATGGCGGGCAGATCCGGCTGCTGGCGACCGGGCCCTTCACCGAGTCGGACCTGGGAGTGGCCTGCTACCACTCGAAGACGGGCGCGGTGGAGCTGTGTCTGAACCACCTCGTGGACGGACGCGATGAGTTCATGGTCGTCGACATGACGGCGGGCAGCGATTCGTTCGCCTCCGGGATGTTCACCCGCTTCGACATGACCTTCCTGGTGGCCGAACCGACCCGTAAGGGCGTCTCGGTCTACCGGCAGTACAAGGAGTACGCGCGGGACTTCGGCGTACCCCTGAAGGTCGTGGGCAACAAGGTGCAGAGCGAGGACGACGTCGACTTCCTGCGCCAGGAGGCCGGGGAGGACCTGCTGGTGACGGTCGGCCACTCGGACTGGGTCCGCGCCATGGAGAAGGGCCGCACCCGTCCCTTCGCCGAGCTGGAGGAGCCCAACGCCCGGTCCCTGGCGGCGCTCCACGGGGCGGCCGACGCGGTCTACGGGCAGCGCGACTGGGACCGCTACACGCGCCAGATGGTCCATTTCCATCTGCGGAACGCGGAGAGCTGGGGCAACGCGAAGACGGGCGCCGACCTGGCCGCGCAGGTCGACCCCTCCTTCGTCCTGCGCGAGGAGCCCGCCCCCCAGCCCGCCTGA
- a CDS encoding SulP family inorganic anion transporter: MSACTSAHRGDPSRPKRSPARKRWSADLSASTAVFLIALPLSLGIALACGAPLQAGLVAGAVGGLVCGRLGGAPLQVSGPAAGLTVITAELIQMYGWRTTCAITVAAGLAQIGLGCLRVARSALAVSPAIVHGMLTGIGITIALAQLHVMLGGDPDSSPVTNALELPGRLVAVQSAALSISGLTVVVLLAWPWLKERGGPLGAALGTMPAALAAVGLATAAAWLGDMRLPRVDLPSWRTHALPELPEGPVLGLGSAVLTLALVASIQALLSAVAADKLASARSGKDRVPRSDLDKELRGHGVGNVVSGMLGGLPITGVAVRSAANISAGAVSRNSAVLQGLWVLLAAGLLVGALELIPLASLGALVMVVGVQMVNLTHIRDVSRHREALAFWITTAAVVLLGVLEGVAIGIAVAVGVALHRLAHTRISVERGEAQAPTRTGAEEKAGEHRVVVRGQLTFLAVPRLSRALAQIPEGAKAVVELEGSFMDHAAYEALEGWRITHTAAGGEAEVWGRAGQHIAEPSDSDTCTPWTPWRNHQCSRAHAEGEGHGRHTPRKRQLLGGVRNFQRTTAPLVREELARLAKEGQQPSQLFLTCADSRLVTSMITSSGPGDLFTVRNVGNFVPLPGEEARDDSVAAAIEYAVDILKVESVTVCGHSGCGAMQALHSSTGQGDTGNSPLARWLRHGRPSLARLAAHGETAPRIADRETADDTEALCLANIVQQLEHLAAHECVARRVREGALELHGMYFHVGEAQAYVLDLDSTKVSPAVFAAVRPDPVAG; this comes from the coding sequence ATGTCCGCCTGCACCTCCGCGCACCGGGGCGATCCCAGCCGTCCCAAGCGCTCCCCCGCGCGCAAGCGCTGGTCAGCCGACCTCTCCGCCTCCACGGCCGTCTTCCTGATCGCCCTGCCTCTCTCCCTCGGCATCGCCCTGGCCTGCGGCGCCCCGCTTCAGGCCGGGCTGGTGGCCGGGGCGGTCGGCGGGCTGGTCTGCGGCCGGCTGGGCGGAGCACCGCTCCAAGTCAGCGGCCCCGCGGCCGGCCTGACGGTGATCACCGCCGAGCTGATCCAGATGTACGGATGGCGCACCACCTGCGCGATCACCGTGGCGGCCGGGCTGGCGCAGATCGGGCTCGGGTGCCTGCGGGTGGCCCGCTCGGCGCTCGCCGTCAGCCCCGCGATCGTGCACGGCATGCTGACCGGGATCGGCATCACCATCGCCCTCGCCCAACTGCACGTCATGCTCGGCGGCGATCCCGACAGTTCGCCGGTCACCAACGCGCTGGAGCTGCCGGGCCGGCTGGTGGCCGTCCAGTCGGCGGCGCTGTCCATCAGCGGGCTGACGGTCGTCGTGCTGCTGGCCTGGCCGTGGCTCAAGGAGCGTGGCGGGCCCTTGGGAGCGGCGCTGGGGACGATGCCCGCGGCCCTCGCCGCCGTGGGGCTGGCCACCGCCGCCGCCTGGCTGGGGGACATGCGGCTGCCCCGTGTCGACCTCCCCTCCTGGCGCACCCACGCTCTGCCCGAGCTGCCGGAAGGGCCCGTTCTGGGGCTGGGCTCCGCGGTGCTCACGCTCGCCCTGGTGGCCAGCATTCAGGCGCTGTTGTCGGCTGTGGCCGCGGACAAGCTGGCGTCGGCGCGCAGTGGGAAGGACCGGGTGCCGCGCAGCGACCTGGACAAGGAACTGCGCGGGCACGGCGTCGGGAACGTGGTCTCCGGGATGCTCGGCGGCCTCCCCATCACCGGGGTCGCGGTGCGCAGCGCGGCCAACATCTCGGCGGGCGCCGTCAGCCGCAACTCCGCCGTGCTGCAAGGGCTGTGGGTGCTGCTGGCCGCCGGTCTGCTGGTGGGGGCGCTGGAGCTGATCCCGCTCGCGTCACTGGGCGCGCTGGTGATGGTCGTGGGCGTGCAGATGGTCAACCTCACCCACATCAGGGATGTGAGCCGGCACAGGGAGGCCCTGGCGTTCTGGATCACGACCGCCGCGGTCGTGCTGCTCGGCGTGCTGGAGGGGGTCGCCATCGGGATCGCGGTCGCCGTCGGGGTGGCGCTGCACCGTCTCGCGCACACCCGTATCTCCGTCGAGCGGGGCGAGGCGCAGGCGCCGACGCGGACGGGGGCCGAGGAGAAGGCGGGCGAGCACCGGGTGGTCGTACGGGGGCAGTTGACGTTCTTGGCAGTGCCGCGGCTGAGCCGCGCGCTGGCGCAGATTCCGGAAGGGGCAAAGGCAGTGGTGGAACTGGAGGGATCGTTCATGGATCACGCGGCGTACGAGGCGCTGGAGGGCTGGCGGATCACGCACACGGCGGCGGGCGGGGAGGCGGAGGTGTGGGGCCGTGCCGGTCAGCACATCGCGGAGCCCTCCGATTCGGACACCTGCACGCCTTGGACACCGTGGCGCAACCACCAGTGCTCCCGCGCGCACGCCGAGGGCGAGGGCCACGGCCGTCACACTCCGCGCAAGAGGCAACTGCTCGGCGGGGTGCGCAACTTCCAGCGGACCACGGCGCCGCTCGTACGCGAGGAGCTGGCGCGGCTGGCCAAGGAGGGGCAGCAGCCCTCGCAGCTCTTCCTCACCTGCGCCGACTCACGGCTGGTCACCAGCATGATCACCTCCAGCGGCCCGGGAGACCTCTTCACGGTCCGCAACGTCGGCAACTTCGTACCGCTGCCCGGCGAGGAGGCCAGGGATGACTCGGTGGCGGCGGCCATCGAGTACGCCGTGGACATCCTCAAGGTCGAATCGGTGACCGTGTGCGGCCACTCGGGGTGCGGGGCGATGCAGGCGCTGCACTCCAGCACCGGCCAGGGGGACACGGGCAACTCCCCGCTCGCGCGCTGGCTGCGGCACGGACGGCCCAGCCTGGCGCGGCTGGCCGCCCACGGCGAGACGGCGCCCCGCATCGCCGACCGGGAGACGGCGGACGACACCGAGGCGCTGTGCCTGGCCAACATCGTCCAGCAGCTCGAACATCTGGCCGCCCACGAGTGCGTGGCCCGCCGGGTCCGCGAAGGGGCCCTTGAGCTGCATGGCATGTACTTCCATGTGGGCGAGGCGCAGGCTTACGTACTGGACCTGGACAGCACGAAGGTCAGCCCCGCGGTCTTCGCCGCCGTACGCCCGGACCCGGTGGCGGGATGA